The DNA sequence TCTCCTCCGACTCAGACAGCGATGGCGGCATCTCTGCCTCCCAGGCAGTGAACCGCCTGCAGGACCGCCTCCGGGCGGTGCGCTCCTTAATCCTGTCTGACCCCCGACTATACGGTCAGATCCTCCAGTACCAGCCTCTGGTCTTGTCCCAGCTCCAGGAGCGACTCAAAGCAGCTGGGATCCGCCTGGGTGCCGCCAAGCTGGTGGACTACCTGGACTCTCAGTGCATCACCTTCACCACGGCCAAACCGGGCCAATCGGCACCCGGCCGCAGGCGGGGCAAGAGGACGGCCAGGGGGGCAAAAGCAGCAGGGGACAGAGGAGTGGGCAGGAAAAGAGCTGTTACAGCCAtgatttgaaacaaaaaaaaaggtttacgTCCAAACTGTGATGACAGGTGGCaggttttaaaggtgccctgccacacaaaactgtttttccttgtattttttgaaatatgttaggtccatatgtgttgttatgttgtgaatgtgaaaatgaagtgCTACCtcctgtcagctctagccactgaaaagaaatacgcagagaaatcaggccaattacaaaagctggtcagtctgacatcatgttgcctgagctcattactattcattagctcgcccagttgggctgggtaaaggattctgacagccaggctctcattggctagttgttagccaatcagattcaaatagcttagctcgttgaatattgagaactggcagaaatcgagctgagtctttccgcaggctttctataccaaactagaatggcttgaaacaaggtaaccaaggcattttttccacaaattttttagagtccatggtagaacttcaaacatcaccacaaagtaatgaaatgtgtgtggcagggcacctttttaaagtgctttgaACATTTGTCTGAAGAGGCCAGTAGAACATGTGTGGTTGTGCTTGGACAGCTGGCACTCGAGTAGACTTTAGGTTTGAACATGTTCTTTTAAACTATGTACAATACAGATGTTTCTTCAGGACCGGTTTTGTAATTTAagtattgttttaaatgttgcattatGAACCTTtttgtgaaaattaaaaaaaaaaaaaaagtaaatgttgcTGTGGTCCATGTTTGCAATTAGTTCtttttgattaaaaaataatttcagagTCTTGTCTCAATTTTACACACGCTCTGTCACCTTATGTATAAACATAATCCTATTGAATGAACAGAATAAATACGCTTCAATCAAGTCAGGTTTCATGGAAAAACTCAGTAAAAATGTGGCCTAATTAATAAATTCCATCACGAagacatttttgaaaaacattttacttttttttttttttttttttgctcttcaaTAGATTTATATCCAAAGATCAGCCAAGACGTACATACAGCCGAGAACACTTGAGAAAGAATGCAGGGTTCTCCCAACTTCTCTCAGATACGTCATTCACGTCGAGAGAGACGGGTCCTTCACAACAGCACAACCTCGAGTCGGCGCTGTCACAGTTCAGTTAggtcactgttgttgcatctaCAGCAGCATGAAGCACAGGGCATCAAATCAGATTCCTAATTACGCACGACCCTTTTTCACCGCAGATACCGGAGACTTGCTCGCCTCACTTCCTCTCCACCCTCGTGATGCCCTCACGGCGGAGCATCGACGCCGTGCTTCCTGTCCCGCCTCAAAGCCTCAGCCGGTCAGGACAGGTTGGCAATGTTGGCAAGGAAGCGCTGAGCCCACCACTCCTCCAGGTCGATGGGCACAAAGTCTGTACAGAAACAAAGATAGAGGGGACACAAAATTAAAGCATAATCCATATTCTATGATTGATTCATTTTGTTCATTAATTATTCATTTTGTCACATGGATACCAAAGTCAAGTTCATTTTAGAAAGAAACAAGGGATGATCTGTGCAACTAAGTATGGAAGTGAATTCCTATACTGAATTACTTATTACAACTGTTActattgtttttattctgtgttTCAATCTCAtccaaaaatttaaaaataaactggacatttatattaatttaaacaagacagtctacagccatgctagcagctctgttaGGCagggctttgagctaaatgctaaagtcagcatgctaacatgctcgcAATTATGATGCTAACacgctgatgtttagcaggtacaatgtttacaaattgagtttagcatgttagcatgctaacatttgctaattagcacttaaaaaaaataatttgattgGAGAAGCAtttgttttgcaggtatttagtcATTCACCAAAGTACTGGACAAACTGAAATTATAACCAGATGACActacatttaaaatcaaaagGATCATCAAAGTTATTAGAATTCTTTCGGAGGAGAACATgcatgtctgtaccaaatttaaTGGCAAACCAACTAGTtgtggagacatttcactcaaaaccacggCCACAACtttcaacctcatggtggcactgGAGGTAGACCTCATTCCCTGGGGATCGTGAATGTCTTTACAAAATGTTGAGGCAATCCACGCAAAAGTTAATGCAATATTTCAGTCTCGATCCAACCGACAGAACCGTCCATAGAACCACAACGCGAgcgtggcaaaaaaaaataattactcaTTTTGTAACTGCCATTTATGAAAATCTAGTGCCTCAAATCCTCACAtcaaatgctgtacaaacaagcactaaggtgctgtattaaccctacAGTAATTTatctactatgcgacagaaagtcgcatggttatgacacaatcgttagcctattttttacaaaaacgtctgctacggagtcATAACgggagatacaaggtaatggagccttttatacattgttgtgtttctttagaaataaacaatggaccaACAAtggtctttaaacgcttcagatgtaaagttattcaccaaaatgaatggcagtcaatggaatgctaacgggaggtgatggcttgttagcatcaaaatgtctACATAGGAGGTACACTTTgcggatgctcgcttacccccctTGGTCATAACCTTTGAGGGCAGCGAGCCACAGAAGGAACCGGAGcagacaggtgtgtgtgaggaaaGACAAGACACGCTACCATCAGCAGTCAGGCCTGgtttattatatactgtatatgggtTGGGAACATCTGGGGAACAGCCAGTTCTCCATAACCAAATTAGAGTTAAAAATTAAAGCGGACTATTACAACAGTCAACCTCTGGCAGTGGCTACGGATAAAGTTGAgccaaaaaaacactgaaacagATGAAAGCAGCCATTCATTTTTTCCTCTGGTCTTTCAATAACCAGAGGATAAAAACTTGGCAGAATTACTGGTTCAAAGTTCAGGGGGTTATAGAAAGCAGGAAGGAGGTAATCTGTTTGGATGCCATAAAACGGAGTAGTGAGATCAAAATTTGATGAGGGCGGATTTACTTCGTTGTCGTATTCTTTGAAGACTTACTTTCAGCAGGTGAAACAAAGGGATCCCAGTGTAAAAGTGGAGATAGCAGGTACTTACTCTTCATCGCAGCACTGGGAGTCTTCTCAGTGTACTGAACGGGCCCCTGGCTGGCAGTTGACTCCCCACCTTCCCCATCTCCCATCTTCTGCTCCACCTCCTGCCACGCTGCAAGcaaacacaaacccacacaaaatatatatacgCTGAATTAACTGCAATGCATACTTCAACAGGAATCGGATTTTAATTGCTACCTCCATGTAGGCTTTCATTTAAACGGCTATAAAAACTTAAGTTTTTTTCTACAACATTTCTGAATTTAGCCCTGACACTCTTAACATTTCCGAGACATCACTAAAGAAAGCTTCCACTGCATAGCAGCTGACTTTGACTCGGTCCATTTTTAAGATAATGTAAATAGTTGTGAGAAGGCTAAACTGGTCTGTGGCGTGGGGTTTATTTGCTTAAGGTCTTCACCCTGCGATAAGCCTCAAGGTTTCGGCTCTGTGTAAGGGGTTTAAGGGGGTCGTCATGTTCAGCTGGAGTGAGACCCATCAAGTTTTCCCATCTTAAAACAACTCGACGGAATGTGCCGGAGGGTTTTTTCGTTAGGTGCGAACGgcacaaaattcacaaaaagGTCACAAAAGGACGCCACAAAGCAGGCTGTACTGGCAGCGGTCCAACAGTAACACCGATAACTAGTTCATGCTGAGTCAGCTCTGCAAGTCATTCATTTCCACCAGGGCATGAAGTATTGGCCAGCACTGAGGCATGCTGGGTAAACTTAAAGACGGGGTGAGTGGTGCACAGCCGGGATGTTTAATCATTGTTGGGTTTTAATGAAGTTCATCTGTTGACAGTTAGTGGAATTCTTGCAATTGTgccacatttcttttcttttgtgcaGCCATTGTTCAAAGTGTgccggtatatatatatatatatatatatatatatatatatatatatatatatatatatatatatatatatatatatatatatatatatatatatatatatatatatatatatatatatatatatatatatatataaataaaaaaatacacacacatacataaatatacacagcCTCATTTGGTACACTGTACCAAAATGTGCACAGAAATGGGGTTTGAGTTACTGCAAAACTTCTGACTTCTTAGGAGGATACCAAGGACTTGGTAAGAAACTAATGAATGTACAtgaaacctacattgtgtaattttttggagttcattcttagcaaaaacccctttgttctttcacaaatatgtgctcattcatgtgtaattacttccaactaatcaaagtattcctccatctttaaaatacattagccaaagaggcaCATCCCTCCGcatttcgccctcttacacctattggcaccgtgacgaatgccagggggagattactcgccagggaagcgaaaaagagaattaaaacgacaatgcgacaggcaaagcaacaagaccaaagttaatattggagtggctagaacagctgcatgTGAACGATGGAGAGAGCTCATTTCGGGTTCAGCCACCGCAGGAGGAAGAgctatttgtttatttgttttcaaggataaccccttgagatgcatcatctcattttcaagggggtcctttaagatacaaaagaaaacatcaaGATGGAGAATCATCATCAAAGTAAATACAACACTAGACAATAACAAACATTTAGATACAACAACATTCACATTCATATACACGCACTCACTAACAATGCTCCCACAAACCTAATCCCTTCCTTTAGCCCATAccaaaatcaaaatcaatcaGTGAGCCATCTGTGAAAATGCAATTACAGAAACAaggtataaatatatttatgcaCTTCAGTATCACATGCAGGTACATAACTgcaaacatgtacagtatataagaaaaacaagaaggatcagaaacagaaacaggatGTTTGAAAATAGGTAAAAAGAGAtaatttgaaaacattaaagGAAGTTATAGCTCTGAGCGAGCGAGAGAGATTGTTCCAGTCTGATGgtgctttaaatttaaatgcaTGACGACCTACTTCTTTGTTAATTCTGGGTACATAAAAGAAGAGCTGATTCATATGCCTTAAATTGTACTGTGTATTAAAAGAAACTAAAAGACATTTCAAATAAGGAGGAAAATGGAAATGAATACACTTAAAAATAAGTAGTAACCAGTGGAATTGCATTCTTGACTTGGGAGCCAGCCAGTTCAAAGACTCATACATTTGGCAATGGTGAGTTCTATAAGGACATCTAAGCACAAATCTGCAAAGACTATTATAAAGTACAGAAATAGGACGAAGATTTGAATCTGTGGTATTCCCGTATATGGTATCGGCATAATCAATTATTGGAAGTAACAAATGAGTTATAATTCTTTTTCGAacctgttgtgaaaaacaatctACAGAGCGATAAAGTGACTTCAATTGGCCATATATTTTCTTGCAGATTGAATTAATATGAGGTTTGAAGGAAAGCTGGTTATCAAGCCAAAGACCAAGATATTTATATTCTTCAACTATTGTTAAATCTGTTTTATCAAGAAAACTAATTGACCAGCATTTAGATATAGGCAAAGAATTCGGTCTATTGCAAAATAACATAGtgtatgatttttttctatTCAATAGGAGTTTGTTAGAATAAAACCATTTTTGAACTAGGTTAAAGTCAAATTGAAGAGATAATTGGATTTGTGAAATATCAGAACTGGATGAATATATTACagtgtcatctgcatataagTGAATTAAACTGTCAGTACACATTTGCGGTAAATCATTAATAAAGATCGAGAATAagagctataaaaaaaatattcagttggttgtcatatacaatttcaccgctagatgggagaaattcttacacaatgtagctttaatcaATTAACGAGTGGTTCAAAGTAATCAAAGAATATACAGTAGATAATGTGAAGATAAGAACACAGTGCTAGCTACTAGGTACTTCTCAACATTGTGGGTCCCTCAGTGTAAGGTGTTACTAGCCATCTCCTATTTTTCACAACCCATCTGACTGTCTGGCTGTATCGTAATTCACTGCTTCCGTTTTATTTTATACAGACCTATCCTGTAAAATGACTACGGCTGCTGAAAATTGaaaaatagggctgcaactaacaattgttTTTAtcatcaataaataataatcaataCATTTGTtaatcgattcatattttttctataaaattgtttattttgtttcaccAACAGTCAAAAACTCAAAAATAGTCTTATACGCTAAATGGTGCGACGGCTGCGAGCGACTTCAGGCAGCCAACTCCAGCTGCACTGgtgtacacccacacacacgtgACATGCCTCACTCCCCGTATCATTAACCAAACACACCCTCTCAATTTGGCGGTCTATTTAAGCTGCACAATTTCCCCATCTCCGCCTTGCCAATGCTGCCACTGCCCTGCACCTGTATCGCTGCCCGCTGTTAGCCCCACCACCAGCCCAGCATCCACCTGCAGGCTCCGGCCAGGGGGAAGCTCCGTTATCATCACACAGAGTCTGGCCGCCAAACACAATGTTCTGCTGTcataataaacatttcaaacgtGAGTTGTTCGACTAAACTAGTATACATGAGAAAGAgcagcagcaaatcctcacttTTTAACAGCTGGAACCagcaatttctttttcttcgctattttttttttttttaaatgacagaaATAACTTGCTaaattattttctgtttgttcCAGCTCTAACTGAAAAGGCCTGTTGTCAGGCaccctttatttttgacatttttaaaatgggTCAATTTGTGAACCCAAAGTCACCAACCAGCCCCAGTGCAGCTTCTCAGTCAGGACGTTGTTGTAAAGGAGTACAAAAAAATTGTAGAGAATGCAGGACATTATCTGCCCACCACAATGACTATGTtgacatgcacataatattccggtttttgcccttattctgaaaaagacgatattccgactaagctgtttacatggttaaagaaagtgaaaattccactaatattcacgtttacatgtagccgtgcaaaatagaATAGATAATAGAAACATATTGAACTGACTGTAGAGCACTTGTTGCTGTAAGAAATAAATTGTGTATTGCACtttatttctgttctgtttccttTTATCTGAAAACCGTGTACAGCAAGGTTTTCTTTTTATCTAGTGACTGGTCTATTGTGtattgttctttatttttatatggTTCTGTGAAAACATCTTCCCAACCCTTGTCACATGACTAATTAATGTTTCGAAGAGGACTGTCCACATTTTTGCTTTAagagcctatagaaaatgtgtattgtatttagaTACACAATTTGttgcaaataaaaacaattaaaattaataatgaatgcgatgtgttttatttagcaaaattacattgtgttgttctaaccgattcaatatttcctatatttctaagcagactTTCTAgtctgtattctgataaaaatcccctgaccccccccccccaacctgaCTGATTATTggccaccccacttaaaaaaaatcctggaatcgcaACCTGGGCCCTGGAGGTCTGCTCTCGTACTGTGACCCACATCCACTCATCTACTGATCCTGCGGCCCTCACCTTCATACACAAATCGGACGTTCTCTTCATGTGCAGGAGTGAATCCCTCTGCTGGGCTGGCGGTCTTCTGTGTGGCTGCACCGTGGTAGCGCTTCCCGTTCAGACGATTGAACACAATCTTTGGGGGCGGAGAGCTGCAGAGATCAGAatgagataaataaataaacaaatatgtcAGCTTGGGGAGTAGGGCAGCCTGCATCACAACAAAACTGAGCACTCTGTGGGCTGGTTTATCAACTACCTCGCTGATAGGACTCAAGCTACACAATTGAAGGCCtaacgtcaaaatatgtatcAATCTGTAAAGGGGTTCCCCAGGGCTCCATTCTGGGGCCACTTTTATTCACTATTTATATAAACTGTCTGGGGGAAAATGTCCAACAtgcatttttccatttttatgcagatgatactgTTATTTATTGTTGTGCAGCTACCATTAAGAAGGCGTATGAATGCTTGCAAACTGCTTTCGACAGAGTGCAAGCACAGCTTTATCAATTAAAGCTTGTGCTTAATGCTGAGAAGACCAAAGTAATGGTCTTTTCAAACTCAAGAAAAAAGGAGTTAGACTTGAATATTGTTCCTGATCAGGGTAAAACAATTGAGGTAGTTTCATCTTATAAATATTTAGGATTTTTAATTGATGATCACCTTT is a window from the Perca fluviatilis chromosome 1, GENO_Pfluv_1.0, whole genome shotgun sequence genome containing:
- the mcrip2 gene encoding MAPK regulated corepressor interacting protein 2; this translates as MMYTITRGPSKLVTQRRTGPTQQIESKFSDLKLKPTSWLSSNSPPPKIVFNRLNGKRYHGAATQKTASPAEGFTPAHEENVRFVYEAWQEVEQKMGDGEGGESTASQGPVQYTEKTPSAAMKNFVPIDLEEWWAQRFLANIANLS